One region of Methanobrevibacter millerae genomic DNA includes:
- a CDS encoding DUF3795 domain-containing protein, with protein MKMPDTIDSKLFAPCGVNCISCERYQNPCVGCLIGDDGKSKASLKCKIKACFDTKNFSYCGRCSEFACPLLKKHSKKYVKRYDLNTLDSAKRIKTTGIGKMMAQDRQKWTCPDCGGVIHFQTKTCSECGFEF; from the coding sequence ATGAAAATGCCAGATACTATCGATTCCAAATTATTCGCTCCCTGCGGAGTAAACTGCATCAGCTGCGAGAGATATCAAAATCCATGCGTCGGCTGTCTAATCGGCGATGACGGCAAAAGCAAGGCCAGCCTCAAATGCAAGATTAAAGCCTGCTTTGACACGAAAAACTTCAGCTACTGCGGACGATGCAGCGAGTTTGCATGCCCATTACTAAAAAAGCATTCAAAAAAATATGTTAAAAGATATGATTTGAACACTTTAGACAGTGCCAAAAGGATTAAAACAACAGGCATTGGAAAGATGATGGCTCAGGACAGACAAAAGTGGACGTGTCCCGACTGCGGCGGCGTGATCCACTTTCAGACTAAAACCTGCAGCGAATGCGGTTTCGAATTTTAA
- a CDS encoding tocopherol cyclase family protein yields the protein MNKSDLERDYYMLKGPLAKKGYDWWWHSLTAYNKETGEAKPFFIEYFVCNPALAEDEPTLGQDPENQKLGKKPSYFLMKVGTWGKDAKQIHNFYSMKDFQCPDNELDIRVGDCSLTETHMSGSCTVTPEEAENHPEYMCDAGDMRWDLDIDKQITFNVGYGASGLFRKLNSFEMFWHAEGIKTQYSGSIWLDGVEYEVIPEKSYGYADKNWGGDFTSPWLWISSCNLTSLKTGKKLNNSAFEAGGGRPKAFGISIPRKLLIGFYYEGTMYEYNFARFWNMVKIDFDFEEGDEVHTWHVNASNKNSRMEMVLYCKREDMLFINYEAPNGKKLHNRLWNGGNGWGEIKLYKKDGTLIDHVKMENAGCEYGEYDKE from the coding sequence ATGAATAAAAGTGATTTGGAAAGAGATTATTATATGCTCAAGGGACCACTTGCAAAGAAAGGTTATGACTGGTGGTGGCATTCCTTAACGGCTTATAATAAGGAAACGGGTGAAGCGAAGCCTTTTTTCATTGAATATTTCGTGTGTAACCCTGCATTAGCTGAAGATGAACCTACATTAGGTCAGGACCCTGAAAATCAAAAATTGGGTAAAAAACCGTCTTATTTCCTGATGAAGGTAGGAACTTGGGGTAAGGATGCAAAGCAGATTCATAATTTTTACTCAATGAAAGATTTCCAATGTCCGGATAATGAATTGGACATCCGTGTGGGAGACTGCTCACTGACGGAAACCCATATGTCCGGATCATGTACCGTAACGCCGGAAGAAGCCGAAAATCATCCTGAATACATGTGTGATGCTGGAGATATGAGATGGGATTTGGATATTGACAAGCAAATCACTTTCAATGTCGGTTACGGCGCAAGCGGACTATTTAGAAAACTGAACTCATTTGAAATGTTTTGGCATGCTGAAGGAATTAAAACACAATACAGCGGTTCAATTTGGCTTGACGGTGTTGAATATGAAGTAATTCCTGAAAAGTCATATGGTTATGCCGATAAAAACTGGGGCGGAGACTTTACCTCACCGTGGCTCTGGATTTCCTCATGCAACCTGACCAGCCTCAAAACAGGTAAAAAATTAAATAATTCAGCATTTGAAGCAGGAGGAGGAAGGCCAAAGGCGTTTGGTATTTCCATTCCGCGTAAATTGCTAATCGGTTTTTATTATGAGGGAACGATGTATGAATACAACTTCGCAAGGTTTTGGAATATGGTTAAAATCGACTTTGACTTTGAAGAGGGCGATGAGGTTCATACATGGCACGTAAACGCTTCAAACAAGAATTCACGTATGGAAATGGTTCTTTACTGCAAACGTGAAGATATGCTCTTTATTAATTATGAAGCTCCAAACGGCAAAAAACTCCACAACCGCTTATGGAACGGCGGAAACGGATGGGGCGAAATCAAGTTATACAAAAAGGACGGCACGTTAATTGACCATGTAAAAATGGAAAATGCTGGCTGTGAATACGGGGAGTATGATAAAGAATGA
- a CDS encoding 50S ribosomal protein L15e gives MYKYIREAWKNPDESYVRELMWQRAPKWRRQKVVQRIDRPTRLDRARSLGYRAKKGFVLVRTRVRRGGRRKSRFKGGRKPKRMGVNKITQAKSIQRIAEERVGKKYPNLEVLNSYWVWSDGKYKYYEVILVDPQSPSIINDKKINWICSKKHTNRALRGLTSAGNKGRGIKSKGKGSEQARRRDL, from the coding sequence ATGTATAAATATATTAGAGAAGCTTGGAAAAACCCAGATGAGTCCTACGTACGTGAACTCATGTGGCAAAGAGCTCCAAAATGGAGACGTCAAAAAGTAGTACAAAGAATTGACAGACCTACCAGATTAGACAGAGCTAGAAGCTTAGGTTACAGAGCTAAAAAAGGTTTCGTTTTAGTAAGAACCAGAGTAAGACGTGGTGGAAGAAGAAAATCACGTTTCAAAGGCGGTCGTAAACCTAAGAGAATGGGTGTTAACAAAATTACTCAAGCTAAATCAATTCAAAGAATTGCTGAAGAAAGAGTAGGTAAGAAATACCCTAACTTAGAAGTCCTAAATTCATACTGGGTATGGTCTGACGGTAAATACAAATACTACGAAGTTATTTTAGTAGATCCACAAAGTCCTTCTATCATTAACGATAAGAAAATCAATTGGATTTGTTCCAAAAAACACACTAACAGAGCTTTAAGAGGCTTAACCAGTGCTGGTAACAAAGGACGTGGAATAAAATCTAAAGGAAAAGGTAGTGAACAAGCTAGAAGAAGAGATTTATAA
- a CDS encoding putative quinol monooxygenase: MIVVLAKAVPKDEDAKVKIIDFSKDLIDNSKAEDGNIDYNLYENTSEDSLMFVEQWESLEILQRHMQTEHFIAFGENIGDLVAGELEINVFNSEKLEF; this comes from the coding sequence ATGATAGTTGTTTTGGCAAAGGCAGTGCCTAAGGATGAAGATGCAAAAGTTAAAATAATTGATTTTTCAAAAGATTTAATAGACAACTCAAAAGCCGAAGATGGAAACATTGATTACAACCTGTATGAAAATACTTCCGAAGACTCATTGATGTTTGTCGAACAGTGGGAATCCCTTGAGATTCTCCAAAGGCATATGCAAACCGAACATTTCATTGCTTTCGGTGAAAATATCGGCGATTTGGTCGCTGGTGAACTCGAAATAAATGTTTTCAATTCTGAAAAGTTGGAATTTTAA
- a CDS encoding RNA-binding protein, which produces MIHNIKFRVFVYENEDIDELSQAILNILPEAEIDAEEAEGLMEDRIIILSGVVSKKRYTKTFFNLLLDSVDLDKLNDDLERKIDEKGNWFLRFDKSDAIDEKLTVKDSGDSIHLKIKIAAYPAKKEIAIEKVREAITNHT; this is translated from the coding sequence ATGATACATAACATTAAATTTAGGGTCTTTGTTTATGAAAACGAAGATATTGATGAACTGTCACAAGCTATTTTGAATATCCTGCCTGAAGCCGAAATCGATGCCGAGGAAGCTGAAGGATTAATGGAAGACAGGATAATAATCTTATCAGGTGTCGTTTCAAAGAAAAGATACACCAAGACTTTTTTTAACTTGCTTTTGGATTCCGTCGATTTGGATAAATTGAATGATGATTTGGAGCGAAAAATCGATGAAAAGGGAAACTGGTTTTTAAGATTCGATAAATCAGATGCAATTGATGAAAAACTGACGGTTAAGGATTCGGGAGATTCCATCCATCTTAAAATCAAAATTGCAGCATATCCTGCCAAAAAAGAGATTGCGATCGAAAAGGTCCGCGAAGCCATCACAAATCACACATAA
- a CDS encoding CPBP family intramembrane glutamic endopeptidase produces the protein MNNDKISDYTTFPRTFENYKWYKPILVLIVSLVLIAIFEVLVVGFFYILFGFDFLKSVLSGGYEALSSPMAILFADLIIIVFIPTLYLASRIVKDRPFSSYSSSRGGWNFKLYFKALVIPLIMYIIYGVADATINGSPGTPNFSIAFLLVILISVPLQSIAEEYAYRGFLMQTFGSWFKIPVLAIVIQAILFALSHGYNSLGLIETLVSGLGLGFLAWKTNGIEVSSAIHSANNFSVGLFVMLGMHASSSSPQFWDVVSSCVFLAILYIIMYFIGKKTNWFGEIPENS, from the coding sequence ATGAATAACGATAAAATATCTGATTATACTACGTTTCCAAGAACTTTTGAGAACTATAAATGGTACAAGCCGATACTTGTTTTGATAGTGAGTCTTGTACTGATTGCAATATTTGAAGTACTGGTAGTCGGGTTTTTTTACATATTGTTTGGGTTTGATTTTTTAAAGTCCGTTTTAAGTGGAGGATATGAAGCATTATCATCTCCGATGGCGATATTATTCGCAGATTTGATTATTATTGTATTTATACCGACATTATATCTTGCATCAAGGATTGTTAAGGACAGGCCGTTTTCTTCCTATTCCTCTTCACGTGGAGGATGGAATTTCAAACTCTATTTCAAGGCATTGGTAATTCCGTTAATCATGTACATAATCTATGGAGTTGCAGATGCTACCATTAACGGATCACCGGGCACGCCTAATTTCTCAATAGCATTTCTTTTGGTAATATTGATTTCTGTACCTCTCCAAAGTATTGCGGAAGAATATGCATACCGCGGATTTTTAATGCAGACATTCGGGTCATGGTTTAAAATACCCGTTTTGGCGATTGTCATTCAGGCAATATTATTTGCATTAAGCCATGGATATAACAGCTTAGGACTCATTGAAACACTGGTTTCAGGTCTTGGTTTGGGATTTTTGGCCTGGAAAACAAATGGTATAGAAGTAAGCTCAGCCATTCATTCTGCGAATAATTTTTCTGTTGGGCTCTTCGTAATGCTTGGAATGCACGCATCAAGTTCCTCTCCGCAATTTTGGGATGTTGTCTCATCATGTGTTTTCTTAGCAATTCTATACATCATAATGTATTTCATCGGCAAGAAAACCAACTGGTTTGGTGAAATCCCTGAAAACTCTTAA
- a CDS encoding LytTR family DNA-binding domain-containing protein has protein sequence MKVNLFVSKDIKEAHADIHTNELTDNITKAIAILESDDSNDMLAVKNGSDIALLELGDIYMFRVEDKQVKVYTENSDYLIKKPLYQVEEDLDQSFVRISKTTIVNLKKIQRVAPSLKGMMFIELKNGLKDNISRKYLPEFKEALGL, from the coding sequence ATGAAGGTAAATCTATTCGTATCAAAAGACATCAAGGAAGCTCATGCTGACATTCACACAAATGAGCTGACCGATAATATTACAAAGGCAATAGCTATTCTTGAGAGTGATGATTCAAATGACATGCTGGCCGTCAAGAACGGTTCGGACATTGCCCTTTTGGAATTGGGCGATATTTACATGTTCAGGGTTGAAGACAAGCAGGTAAAGGTATACACTGAAAATTCGGATTATCTGATTAAAAAGCCCCTGTATCAAGTGGAAGAGGATTTGGATCAGTCATTTGTCAGAATTTCAAAAACGACCATCGTTAATTTGAAAAAAATTCAGCGGGTTGCCCCTTCACTTAAGGGAATGATGTTTATAGAGCTTAAAAACGGCTTGAAGGATAATATTTCAAGAAAATATCTGCCGGAGTTTAAGGAGGCTTTGGGATTGTAG
- a CDS encoding condensation domain-containing protein, with protein KLFIKQIEKTSLKVLVAGGEKLGQIDEIRNYRIVDAYGPTEACVYVISADTANKIDYSSVGYVQNNTKAYILDKEFRRVPIGAVGELYLSGIQLADGYLNRPEETSKAFMSNPFENNEEYGGLYCTGDVARLLPDGSYGIIGRRDGQVKIRGNRVELTEVESVIRNMDNIDDVTVQITKNNTNNELVAYVTLSKDLKEDLVDYVREYVLKHKPEYMVPSYVVKLDEIPLNVNGKVDKRALPDVDKTSLHAEYVAPRNENEKEIVEAFEKALNLEKVSIHDDFIRLGGDSLTAIRLLSYITSHDVTMADIFTFRTPEAIAKNMSDYSFDLDIYSLESGCPLNSAQINVFADVNVYNKKNAYHIPGYISIPKEYSLENILESLDKLLDAHPILSMHLSEEYEVNDNTDMSNLDLLKDLMSTARKFGIKEIMNLIKAYGLDAGGLYKMLRTTIRLFKGEYPYLVKGAKPPVFVEGNVNEKVILDFFDESFDLYNYLSKFLIVESEESYYLIYWIHHIIFDATSAGVFQNEFRTLLDGGEVNYEDTFLKTSAFTHQIKNTEKFDEAGEFYEPMLSDIDDVGVLSGDSSSEGYSTSLYDLEFDKVAFKSFLNNAGISENVFFTSVFAYTLSQFADRDKVLFTIIENGRDRFSENFIGMTSNVMPIVAKCKNQSISSFMENMANTVYGVLRHSYYPILLLYQKYNFEVHILFQFVPNWIADDFNTFDNAESQEIFNKVLNNFQDSLTEFLVQVYQNGDDYSLVFTNSNKYSDKMINDFKDTYISVLSKIINGDTTSNLNSIK; from the coding sequence CCAAACTATTTATAAAGCAAATTGAGAAAACATCCCTGAAAGTACTTGTTGCCGGGGGAGAAAAATTAGGGCAAATAGATGAAATCAGAAATTACCGGATTGTGGATGCATATGGACCAACCGAAGCCTGCGTATATGTAATCAGTGCAGATACAGCAAACAAAATCGATTACAGCAGTGTGGGGTATGTACAAAACAATACAAAAGCATACATATTGGATAAAGAATTTAGACGAGTGCCGATTGGAGCAGTCGGAGAATTATATCTGTCGGGCATTCAACTAGCTGACGGTTACTTAAATAGACCAGAAGAAACCTCTAAAGCATTTATGAGTAATCCATTTGAAAACAATGAAGAATATGGTGGATTATATTGCACAGGCGATGTGGCAAGACTGCTTCCAGATGGAAGTTACGGCATTATCGGCCGTCGTGATGGTCAGGTAAAAATAAGAGGAAATCGTGTAGAACTCACTGAAGTCGAATCAGTAATAAGAAATATGGACAACATTGATGACGTGACAGTCCAAATTACCAAAAACAACACAAACAATGAACTAGTAGCCTATGTTACTTTATCTAAAGATTTAAAAGAGGATTTAGTTGATTATGTTCGTGAATATGTCTTAAAACACAAACCAGAATACATGGTTCCATCATATGTAGTGAAACTAGACGAAATCCCATTGAATGTCAATGGTAAAGTCGATAAGCGTGCTTTGCCTGATGTAGATAAAACTAGTTTGCATGCGGAATATGTTGCTCCAAGAAATGAAAATGAAAAAGAAATTGTTGAAGCATTCGAAAAGGCATTGAATCTGGAAAAAGTCAGCATACATGATGATTTCATACGTTTAGGTGGAGATTCACTTACTGCAATCAGATTGCTGTCTTATATAACATCCCATGACGTGACCATGGCAGATATTTTCACTTTCCGAACTCCCGAAGCAATTGCAAAAAACATGTCCGATTATTCTTTTGATTTGGACATTTATTCATTGGAAAGCGGATGTCCATTGAATTCAGCACAGATTAATGTGTTTGCAGATGTAAATGTTTATAATAAAAAGAATGCCTATCATATTCCAGGTTATATTTCTATCCCTAAGGAATACAGTCTTGAAAATATACTTGAATCATTGGATAAGCTATTGGATGCCCATCCGATTTTAAGCATGCACTTAAGTGAAGAATATGAAGTAAATGATAATACTGACATGAGCAATTTGGATTTGCTTAAAGATTTAATGTCTACAGCCAGAAAATTCGGAATAAAGGAAATAATGAATCTGATTAAGGCATATGGATTGGATGCTGGCGGACTTTATAAAATGCTTAGAACCACTATCCGGCTGTTTAAGGGAGAATATCCGTATTTGGTAAAAGGCGCAAAACCTCCGGTTTTTGTGGAAGGGAATGTGAATGAGAAAGTTATTCTAGATTTCTTTGACGAAAGTTTTGATTTATATAATTATTTGTCCAAGTTCCTGATTGTTGAATCTGAAGAATCATATTACTTGATTTATTGGATCCACCACATCATTTTTGATGCGACTTCCGCAGGCGTATTCCAGAATGAATTCAGGACTCTTCTTGATGGAGGCGAGGTTAATTATGAGGATACATTCCTAAAAACATCCGCCTTCACTCATCAAATAAAAAATACCGAAAAGTTCGATGAGGCAGGCGAATTTTATGAGCCTATGTTATCGGATATTGATGATGTGGGTGTCTTAAGTGGGGACAGTTCATCTGAAGGATACAGCACATCACTTTATGATTTGGAATTTGACAAAGTTGCATTCAAATCCTTTTTAAATAATGCAGGAATAAGTGAAAATGTATTTTTCACCAGCGTATTTGCATATACATTGTCCCAATTTGCAGATAGAGATAAGGTTTTATTTACAATAATTGAAAACGGGCGTGACAGATTCAGTGAAAATTTCATTGGCATGACCTCAAATGTAATGCCGATAGTAGCAAAATGTAAAAATCAAAGCATCAGCTCATTTATGGAAAATATGGCCAATACCGTTTATGGAGTATTAAGGCACAGTTATTATCCAATATTATTGCTTTATCAGAAATATAATTTCGAGGTCCATATACTATTCCAGTTTGTACCTAATTGGATTGCAGATGACTTTAATACTTTTGATAATGCTGAATCTCAAGAAATTTTTAATAAAGTCCTTAATAACTTCCAAGATTCTTTAACAGAATTTTTAGTTCAGGTTTATCAAAACGGTGACGATTACAGCTTAGTATTTACAAATTCAAACAAATATTCCGATAAAATGATTAATGATTTCAAAGATACATATATATCAGTTTTATCAAAAATCATTAATGGAGACACAACTTCGAATTTAAACTCAATTAAATGA
- a CDS encoding 2TM domain-containing protein, with protein MDLRKEAERRVDAKIEFQENLYKYLIVNVILAIICVLFLHSFWLLFFVMFFWGIGLLDKFFKAYSLRGILDRESMIEKEISRMGD; from the coding sequence ATGGATTTAAGAAAAGAAGCTGAAAGAAGAGTTGATGCAAAAATTGAATTTCAAGAAAATCTATATAAGTATTTGATTGTAAATGTAATATTAGCAATAATATGCGTATTGTTTTTACATAGTTTCTGGTTATTGTTCTTTGTAATGTTTTTCTGGGGAATTGGTCTTTTGGATAAGTTTTTCAAGGCATATTCCTTAAGGGGTATCCTTGATAGGGAAAGCATGATAGAAAAAGAAATTTCAAGAATGGGTGATTAG
- a CDS encoding MATE family efflux transporter, which produces MENNAQTNENIDLIRGEPEKAIKKLSVPTMLAMLFVAGYYLVDGIWVVGLGQAAIAGIGFLNPFYMILLGISLGLSTGVASSISRFIGAKDHNGANMSAMHSILILIIVSIILTLLLFFLQKPLLILLGASGASLNEGLKYGTPLFLGLTVLVFTIGLTGILRGEGDMKRPMYGIGFAVILNTILDPIFIYTLNLGSAGASIATVFSCFIALIVMIYWIFIKKDTYVDVNFKNFKFDSEISFDILKVAIPSSMEMIIQNIALSMYLIFISMIGGDYGVAVFSSAQRLYTFATLPINAIGATVTTVSGSAFGAKNEDYLSRSHIYGSKMSMILATLFLIIFILFANPLASILAFTPETSNLIGGIAGFLQIGTLCLPFISIGLASSYFYQGIGKGTTSLAWTIIREIICTNVFIYVFGILLGWGLIGVWAGLTVGKSIASVLNFLFVRHLIKSLKW; this is translated from the coding sequence ATGGAAAATAATGCGCAAACCAACGAAAATATTGATTTAATTAGAGGCGAACCGGAAAAGGCCATTAAAAAGTTATCTGTGCCAACGATGCTTGCAATGCTTTTCGTTGCAGGTTATTATCTTGTTGATGGCATATGGGTTGTTGGTCTGGGACAAGCAGCAATTGCAGGCATTGGTTTTCTTAATCCTTTTTACATGATTTTACTTGGGATAAGTCTGGGTCTCAGTACTGGTGTAGCAAGCAGCATCAGTCGTTTTATAGGTGCAAAGGACCATAATGGCGCAAATATGTCGGCAATGCATTCAATTTTAATTTTAATAATAGTGTCAATAATTTTAACATTATTATTGTTTTTCTTACAAAAACCCTTGCTGATTCTTTTAGGTGCAAGCGGCGCATCTTTAAATGAAGGCCTAAAATATGGAACCCCATTATTCTTAGGTCTGACAGTACTGGTATTTACGATTGGTTTGACTGGAATACTTCGGGGCGAGGGAGACATGAAAAGACCAATGTATGGCATTGGTTTTGCCGTAATACTGAATACAATACTTGATCCGATTTTCATCTATACCCTGAATCTTGGTTCTGCAGGCGCATCGATAGCAACGGTGTTCAGTTGTTTTATTGCATTAATTGTCATGATATACTGGATTTTCATTAAGAAAGATACCTATGTTGATGTTAACTTTAAAAATTTTAAATTTGACTCTGAAATATCTTTTGACATTTTAAAGGTCGCTATTCCTTCATCAATGGAAATGATTATACAAAATATTGCTTTAAGCATGTATTTAATATTTATTTCAATGATTGGTGGTGATTATGGGGTTGCTGTATTTTCATCAGCTCAAAGATTATATACCTTTGCGACATTACCGATAAATGCTATAGGCGCAACAGTCACTACAGTTTCCGGAAGCGCTTTCGGTGCCAAAAATGAGGACTATCTATCAAGAAGCCATATTTACGGATCAAAAATGTCCATGATCTTGGCAACATTATTTTTAATTATTTTTATTTTATTTGCCAATCCACTGGCAAGCATACTTGCATTCACTCCTGAAACTTCAAATTTAATTGGAGGAATTGCAGGTTTTCTTCAAATCGGGACTTTATGTCTGCCGTTTATAAGTATCGGATTAGCATCAAGTTATTTTTATCAGGGAATTGGGAAAGGAACAACAAGTTTGGCCTGGACAATAATACGTGAAATAATATGTACAAATGTATTTATATATGTATTTGGAATATTGCTGGGTTGGGGTTTAATCGGTGTTTGGGCAGGTTTGACTGTTGGAAAATCAATTGCAAGTGTTTTAAATTTCTTATTTGTAAGGCATTTGATTAAATCATTGAAATGGTGA
- a CDS encoding 2TM domain-containing protein, translated as MSDVRSRAEKRVDNKIRFYINFSAYIVVNAMLFVLNWYFTPEFWWVAFPALFWGIGVLKDFLIAFVFISKFDSESYREQKIQEEMGKLRN; from the coding sequence ATGAGTGATGTAAGATCAAGAGCAGAAAAACGTGTTGACAATAAAATCAGATTTTATATAAATTTCAGTGCGTATATTGTCGTAAATGCAATGTTATTTGTTCTGAACTGGTATTTTACCCCCGAATTCTGGTGGGTTGCATTTCCCGCATTATTCTGGGGAATCGGAGTACTTAAAGACTTTTTAATTGCATTTGTATTTATAAGTAAATTTGACAGTGAAAGTTACAGGGAACAAAAAATTCAGGAAGAAATGGGAAAACTGAGGAACTAG
- a CDS encoding diacylglycerol/polyprenol kinase family protein produces MIWSDILALIVVYIYVAAIFVIAEMVLKTRPEVSRKFLHIMVGNMIFAMPFFSDPWVMVWFLTLPITIVLFFLTEYSPIKIENSVTESGHALGLFFYAGIWTVLIAVFTNYLWIVALAIVPMVYGDGFAALIGQKFGKVKYKVFGGEKSLEGSLTMFVITTVMSVFVWMVFSSIGYPMPQFNLVAILGISAVATVCEALSYGGIDNLTVPALTAILYYLVTITI; encoded by the coding sequence ATGATCTGGTCCGATATATTAGCGTTAATTGTCGTATACATTTATGTTGCAGCCATTTTCGTAATAGCCGAAATGGTTTTAAAGACAAGGCCTGAAGTTTCACGTAAGTTTCTCCACATCATGGTAGGTAACATGATATTTGCCATGCCGTTTTTCTCAGATCCGTGGGTAATGGTATGGTTTTTAACGCTTCCGATTACGATTGTGCTGTTCTTCCTGACGGAATACTCACCGATTAAAATCGAAAACAGTGTTACCGAATCCGGCCACGCACTGGGACTGTTCTTTTATGCAGGTATCTGGACAGTACTGATAGCTGTTTTCACCAATTACTTATGGATTGTTGCATTGGCAATCGTACCTATGGTATACGGTGACGGATTTGCCGCATTAATCGGTCAAAAGTTCGGTAAGGTCAAATATAAGGTATTTGGCGGTGAGAAATCCCTTGAAGGATCACTTACGATGTTTGTAATCACGACCGTAATGAGCGTATTCGTATGGATGGTTTTCTCATCAATAGGCTATCCGATGCCTCAGTTCAATCTGGTTGCCATTTTAGGAATATCTGCTGTTGCAACCGTTTGTGAAGCTTTAAGTTATGGAGGAATCGACAACTTGACGGTTCCTGCACTGACTGCAATCTTATATTATCTGGTAACTATTACAATCTAG
- a CDS encoding DUF3021 domain-containing protein: MEFTRIIKSLSMGAFVGCFIGLLVAVFISLQVGPQNIRFSGTDIINLFFGCIVAGWGFSLSGLIYEKEDLALPFQVIFQLGIGMVVLLLVAIYLKWMPIDMGIGPVITWILIACVFAAIFWLGFYVYYYLLARDINQKLA, from the coding sequence ATGGAATTTACTCGAATAATTAAATCTTTATCAATGGGTGCTTTTGTCGGCTGTTTTATTGGATTGCTTGTTGCAGTTTTCATTTCACTTCAGGTAGGTCCTCAAAACATAAGATTTTCAGGAACGGACATAATCAATCTCTTTTTCGGATGTATTGTTGCAGGATGGGGATTTTCCCTCAGCGGATTGATATATGAAAAAGAGGATCTGGCGCTGCCGTTTCAGGTAATATTTCAGCTGGGAATTGGAATGGTTGTCTTATTGTTAGTAGCAATTTATTTAAAATGGATGCCGATTGATATGGGAATCGGACCGGTTATTACGTGGATTTTAATCGCATGTGTTTTTGCAGCGATTTTCTGGCTTGGTTTCTATGTTTATTACTATTTGCTTGCCCGTGACATTAATCAAAAATTAGCTTAG
- a CDS encoding sugar O-acetyltransferase → MLELEELLEFFNKEKTLTMDEEATEACNYYATEAQKITCELNYSYHDLDEIREIFSKLIGKKVDDLFRVFPPFYTDFGKNIHLGKNVFINSDCKFQDQGGIYIGDNVLIGHNVVLATLNHEEDPKKRGNLCPSPIRIGNDVWIGSNATVLPGVTIGDGAIIAAGAVVTKDVDEKSVVGGVPAKLIKKID, encoded by the coding sequence ATGTTAGAACTAGAAGAACTATTGGAATTTTTCAACAAGGAAAAAACGTTGACAATGGACGAGGAAGCAACAGAAGCCTGCAATTATTATGCAACGGAAGCCCAAAAAATTACCTGTGAGCTGAATTACAGCTACCATGACCTTGATGAAATAAGGGAAATCTTTTCAAAGCTAATCGGTAAAAAAGTCGATGATCTGTTCAGGGTTTTTCCGCCGTTCTATACTGATTTCGGCAAGAACATACATCTGGGAAAGAACGTTTTCATCAACAGCGACTGCAAGTTTCAAGATCAGGGCGGAATCTATATCGGCGATAACGTGCTGATCGGACATAACGTTGTGCTGGCCACCCTGAACCATGAGGAAGACCCTAAAAAAAGAGGTAATCTGTGCCCTTCACCGATAAGAATAGGAAATGACGTCTGGATCGGTTCAAACGCCACGGTTTTGCCGGGAGTAACGATTGGAGACGGAGCCATTATCGCTGCAGGGGCTGTCGTAACTAAAGACGTTGATGAAAAATCAGTTGTCGGAGGAGTTCCTGCGAAGTTAATTAAAAAAATTGACTGA